Within Candidatus Methylomirabilis tolerans, the genomic segment TGGCGTCCCCAACGGGATTCGAACCCGTGTTTCAGCCTTGAAAGGGCCGCGTCCTGGGCCGAGCTAGACGATGGGGACGTTGAATGCAGGGCCTGTACTTTATAGCATAGTTCCAGTTACATGGGAAGGGCTGGTTACGAGATTCTCTGGCGGTGGACCATCACCTCCACCCGGCCACGGTCGTTAATGAAAAGATTAAGGATGCCGCTGATCAGGCTTAGCAGGATTGCTCCGAACACTGCCGACCAGAAGCCGTGCACCTCGAACCCCGAGATCATCAGCGAGACGAGTTTCAGGAGCGCTGCGTTGAGCAACGGGATGAAAAGCCCCAGTGTCATGATCGTGAGTGGAAGCGTCAAGATCATGAGTACAGGTCGTACGAAGGCGTTTACCACCCCGAGAAAAAAGGCGGCAGACAATGCAGGCAGGACCCCCCGCACCGCGATTCCAGGGATGACGGTCGAAACGATTAAGAGGGCCAGTGCGTTGAGAAAGAGTCGGATAAGAAATCCCATCACTCACTCCTCCTGGTGTGTTTGCAATCCATTCACCTGTAATTGGTAACACTGTGCCGGGCCAGGAAACGGCCATAACAAGGTGCGGCCCTTGGGACCGCACCCATTTACGCGGGTACCCGGCGTACGGCGTCAGGTACGTCGCAGGGAGCGCCCCGAGGGGCTAGCAACGCCGTTAGGCGAAGCTAATTGGGGGCCGGCAATGGTGTTTAACCGAACTCGCCACGAAGAAACCGCTCCCGGGCGTCAAGCCGCATTCGCTTGCCGCTGGTGGTCTTGCTAAGAGTTCCTGGCGCGACCAGCAGCACCTGGTCGAGAACCGTCCCGCCTGCTGGTCGATAAACGTCATCCACACGAGCACGGATCTCCCTCATCAAGGCTTCGAGGAGCGGTTCAGAACAGGATGGATCTGCAAGCTCGACAACTGCCACGACACGCTGGGTTCCGGCTCTGACGTCGGTTACGCCGAAGACGACGCTCCGACCCGGTTTGACCCTCTCAACGGTTTCGATTACCTCTTCCAGGAGGGCTGGGGCGTAGTTGCGGCCGCTCTTGATCACCGTCTCTTTCAGCCTCCCGGTGATGTACAGCTCTCCTGCCGAGTCGATCATCCCCTCATCGCCGGTGTGCAGCCACTGTCGCCCGTCTCGCTCACGAATCACTTGCGCGGTCGCCTCCGGGTCTCCAAAATAGCCATCCATGAGGCTTGGCCCCGCAACGAGCACCTCCCCGAGGTGCCCTGCCGGGAGCTGGTTGCCTTCAGCGTCAATAATTCGGGTCTCGAAACCTGTCAGCGGCCGCCCAACAGATACCCACTCCTCACCCCGCTGGCGGCAGACTCCGTAGGGCCCAGCGAGATCCGAAAAGGAGACGGCAAGCGCCATCTCGGCCAGCCCATAG encodes:
- a CDS encoding phage holin family protein, whose protein sequence is MGFLIRLFLNALALLIVSTVIPGIAVRGVLPALSAAFFLGVVNAFVRPVLMILTLPLTIMTLGLFIPLLNAALLKLVSLMISGFEVHGFWSAVFGAILLSLISGILNLFINDRGRVEVMVHRQRIS